The Bacillota bacterium genome contains the following window.
CCACATTTCCCCTTCTAAGAATACCTTCCCGTCCGGCCGGAGGTCCGTCCTCGCCACCGCCTGCCGTCCGACCAGTCCCTCCAAGCCGGTGAGCACGCGCCTTTTTTGACCCCTGACCACAGCGGTGACCAGGAGCGCCGTAAGCGCGGCCAGAGCCATGCTCATTGCCGCTATCAGGCCGATACTCACGCCGAATCCCGCCTTTCGCATGCTGAAAAGGAGAAGCGAGCCGAAAATGAAGGAGACCACGCCGCCCGTGCCCAGGACCCCGTGCGTCGGCGCAAAGGCTTCCGCTATAAAGAAGCCGAAGGCAAGAAGGATCAGGATTATGCCTCCCCAGTACGCATCCAGGGAACCCATGCTGTAAAGGCCCAACAGTAACGATATGCCCCCAATAACTCCGGGAATGATAAGCCCGGGGTGGTAAATTTCGACCATCAGCCCGGCCATCCCTATGGTCAAAAGGATGTAGGCGATGTCGGGGTTCAACAGCGTGCCGAGGAAACTTTCAACGCGGTTCGGTTTCATCTCCTCCAGAACGGCTCCGGACAGTTGAAGGGTTACGGTATGCCCGTCAGCGAGGGTCACTCTCTTCCCCGAGAGCTTCCGGCAGACCTCCGGCACGTCCCTTGCAATTAAATCGACCAGTTCCAGTTTGACCGCTTCTGCCGCGGAGAAGGAGCGGCTTTTGGTCACCATTTCCTCCGCCAGCCCGGCGTCGCGCCCCCGGAGTTCGGCCAGTGAACGCATCCAGGCGGACGCGTCGGCGGCTATCTTTTCCGCGGGCACCCCGTCTTCCTGCTGCCCCCCCATGGTTACGGGATGAGCCGCACCGATACGTGTCCCGGGCGCCATAACAGCCGCATGCGCCCCCATGGTGATGAAAGCTCCCGCCGAAGCCGCCCATCCCCCGGAGGTACCGACGAAGACTATAACCGGCGTTTTCGCGTTGCTGATCATGGTCACGATCTCCTGGGTAACGTTATACAGCCCACCCGGCGTGTTTAGATTTATCAGGCAGACCGCGCCTTCTCCCTCCGCCCGTTCTATCCCGCGCGACAGGTAGTGTGACACTACAGGAACGATCGGTCCGTTAACCTCCAGGACGACCACCCGGTTCCGTCCGTTTTCGGCAGCGACCGGCGTCGCAAAAGCGCCGGGCAGGTAGTTTAGAATTGTCGCGGTAAGCATCAGGCAGAAGCCCGCCGCAAAACACCCCAAGTAAAAAAGCGCACCAATCCGCCGCATATGACACCTCCCATCATAAGGGTAACTATTGAACCGCTTAATGTTTCTCTGACGGGAACGCGCATCCGGGACACCTGAAATTACTCATAAGGTTTCTCGCATTCGCTCCTTTTCCCTTCCGGAAAAAGTGCCTTTCGGGAGGAAATAATAACAAAAAAGCGAAAAATAGATGTTAGAAGTGTTGCATTTCTCGTTTTTCAATATAAGGGGGTAAATACGCGTGAGTCCGACGAAAGAAACTGCGCGGCAAATCCTCGTTACTGCGGGCAGTGTCACGGTTGAAGCGGAACTGAACCCCTCGGCCACGGCGCAAGCGGTTTGGGAAACGCTTCCGATAACC
Protein-coding sequences here:
- a CDS encoding nodulation protein NfeD — protein: MRRIGALFYLGCFAAGFCLMLTATILNYLPGAFATPVAAENGRNRVVVLEVNGPIVPVVSHYLSRGIERAEGEGAVCLINLNTPGGLYNVTQEIVTMISNAKTPVIVFVGTSGGWAASAGAFITMGAHAAVMAPGTRIGAAHPVTMGGQQEDGVPAEKIAADASAWMRSLAELRGRDAGLAEEMVTKSRSFSAAEAVKLELVDLIARDVPEVCRKLSGKRVTLADGHTVTLQLSGAVLEEMKPNRVESFLGTLLNPDIAYILLTIGMAGLMVEIYHPGLIIPGVIGGISLLLGLYSMGSLDAYWGGIILILLAFGFFIAEAFAPTHGVLGTGGVVSFIFGSLLLFSMRKAGFGVSIGLIAAMSMALAALTALLVTAVVRGQKRRVLTGLEGLVGRQAVARTDLRPDGKVFLEGEMWQAVSEEGDIRAGEKVEVMQNEGMSLKVRRFDRQ